A stretch of the Archangium violaceum genome encodes the following:
- a CDS encoding vanadium-dependent haloperoxidase: MTSVLHKAARGPDRNHSSRHHGALATVLLAALVVSWPAAVSAANPVLDWHPLVLKLEPMPRFTPHTRAAALVYVSIHDALNSIPGSRRYATYLPPVSAPLGASPEAAATAAAHWALHRYTATVHPENTHLLLEIDAFYASSLAAIPDGPSKYAGIAVGEAAAEQLWMARANDGWDNPNQLQFVFPEPAPGVWRPVPPWAPDHLPPFYWWNSVTPWTLTRASQFLSKPPPNITSSQFLEDVAETRAYGAQQSTVRTEDQSHAARWWGACEDSNFGSPGLIARQLLTDYCVNLHDSARIFALLALAQADAIISNIDSKNTWNFWRPITAIHEGGNADWTPFLTTPPNQEYPAGHPMVSGSGIHVLAKFFPGQLPKPLRVTSEYCGPRTFLSLSDAVQEVIGARVWGGMHFRDSGVEGAALGEYIAHWVHGNYLLPLGNEQ, translated from the coding sequence ATGACGTCTGTTCTGCATAAAGCAGCACGTGGTCCTGACCGGAACCATTCGAGTCGCCATCACGGTGCGCTGGCCACCGTGCTGCTCGCGGCGCTTGTCGTCAGCTGGCCGGCGGCGGTGAGCGCTGCCAACCCCGTCCTCGACTGGCACCCGCTGGTGCTGAAGCTCGAGCCCATGCCGAGGTTCACGCCGCACACGCGCGCCGCGGCGCTGGTCTACGTCTCGATACACGACGCGCTCAACTCCATCCCAGGCTCGCGCCGCTACGCCACCTATCTCCCGCCGGTGTCGGCACCTCTGGGGGCGTCCCCCGAGGCCGCGGCCACTGCCGCCGCGCACTGGGCCCTGCACCGGTACACAGCGACAGTCCACCCGGAGAACACCCACCTCCTCCTGGAGATCGACGCGTTCTACGCCAGCTCCCTGGCGGCCATTCCGGACGGCCCCTCGAAGTACGCGGGGATCGCGGTGGGCGAGGCAGCGGCAGAGCAGCTCTGGATGGCGCGCGCCAACGACGGCTGGGACAACCCGAACCAGCTCCAGTTCGTCTTCCCTGAGCCGGCTCCAGGCGTCTGGCGGCCAGTCCCTCCCTGGGCGCCGGACCACCTCCCGCCTTTCTACTGGTGGAACTCGGTGACACCCTGGACGCTCACCCGGGCCTCGCAGTTCCTGTCCAAGCCACCGCCGAACATCACGAGCAGTCAGTTCCTGGAGGACGTGGCGGAGACCCGGGCTTACGGTGCCCAGCAGAGCACGGTGCGGACCGAGGATCAGTCCCATGCCGCCCGGTGGTGGGGCGCGTGCGAGGACAGCAACTTCGGCTCCCCAGGACTGATCGCCCGGCAGCTCCTCACCGACTATTGCGTCAACCTGCACGACAGCGCCCGCATCTTCGCCCTCCTCGCGCTCGCCCAGGCCGACGCGATCATCTCGAACATCGACAGCAAGAACACGTGGAACTTCTGGCGCCCCATCACGGCCATTCACGAGGGAGGCAACGCGGACTGGACGCCCTTCCTCACCACTCCGCCCAACCAGGAGTATCCCGCGGGACATCCGATGGTCAGCGGCTCCGGAATCCATGTCCTCGCGAAGTTCTTCCCCGGCCAGCTGCCCAAGCCCCTGCGCGTCACGAGTGAGTACTGTGGCCCGCGAACGTTCCTCAGCCTCTCCGATGCCGTCCAGGAGGTGATTGGCGCGCGGG
- a CDS encoding LysR family transcriptional regulator, translating into MLLALHRHRSFLAAGRALGVSTSTAARRIEALEKALGRSLVHRSSAGTSVEPDALELVSLAEQLELGLQAVKRDEGDAAMTGTVRLSLSDGFVRPVTRVLSALRRTHPALHFELISETRMADLARREADIGIRVARSTSPVLIQREVGRIQLGLYAARSYVERRLRDGRLEREDMARHDFLGLDKTLQWLAAQGAKRFVFTSNSNFALQEAVEQGQGIALMSVPQVGSSPLVRLETDFEFPPVPMFLAFHRELRNVKRVRLVLDALEAEIRTATA; encoded by the coding sequence GTGCTCCTCGCGCTGCATCGCCACCGGAGCTTTCTCGCCGCGGGCCGCGCGCTCGGTGTGTCGACCTCGACCGCCGCCCGGAGAATCGAGGCGCTGGAGAAGGCACTTGGCCGGTCATTGGTGCATCGCTCGAGCGCGGGCACCTCCGTCGAGCCGGATGCGCTCGAGCTGGTCAGCCTCGCCGAGCAGCTCGAACTCGGGCTGCAGGCCGTGAAGCGGGATGAGGGCGACGCGGCGATGACCGGCACCGTGCGGCTGTCGCTGTCCGATGGCTTCGTCCGGCCGGTGACGCGGGTGCTCTCGGCGCTGCGGCGAACGCATCCGGCCCTGCACTTCGAGCTGATTTCCGAGACGCGCATGGCCGACCTCGCGCGGCGCGAGGCGGACATCGGCATCCGCGTGGCACGCTCGACGTCTCCGGTCCTCATTCAACGCGAGGTCGGCCGGATTCAGTTGGGACTCTACGCCGCGCGGTCGTACGTCGAGCGGCGCCTTCGTGATGGCCGGCTCGAGCGGGAGGACATGGCCCGGCATGACTTCCTGGGCCTCGACAAGACGCTGCAGTGGTTGGCCGCGCAGGGCGCGAAGCGGTTCGTGTTCACGAGCAATTCCAACTTCGCGCTGCAGGAGGCCGTCGAGCAGGGGCAGGGCATCGCGCTGATGAGCGTGCCGCAGGTGGGCTCCTCGCCACTCGTGCGGCTCGAGACGGATTTCGAGTTCCCGCCGGTGCCGATGTTCCTCGCGTTCCATCGCGAGCTGCGCAACGTGAAGCGCGTCCGGCTCGTGCTCGATGCGCTCGAGGCCGAGATTCGCACCGCGACGGCGTAG
- a CDS encoding SDR family NAD(P)-dependent oxidoreductase — MNDFDFAGKTVVVTGGSMGIGETFARELDARGAKLVLVARSKEKLEALAARLEHAQVIVEDLTKPGAAQRVFDEVTRRGLDVDVLINNAGFGAHGPFADIPLETQRGQIDLNIGALVELTYVFLPMLERRRGGIIQVASAAAYQPTPYMAVYGATKAFVLSFTEALWAEYKDRGVRVMALSPGATDTPFFARAGEAAAGGSQKARPEGVVRLGLDEFPKNRPSVIHGLGNYLATFASRLLPRAFVVKLMARISAPKQPALQATTR, encoded by the coding sequence ATGAACGACTTCGATTTCGCGGGAAAGACGGTGGTGGTGACGGGCGGCTCCATGGGCATCGGAGAGACCTTCGCACGGGAACTCGACGCCCGCGGCGCGAAGCTCGTGCTCGTCGCGCGCAGCAAGGAGAAGCTCGAGGCGCTCGCCGCACGGCTCGAGCACGCACAGGTCATCGTGGAGGATCTCACGAAGCCGGGCGCCGCGCAGCGCGTGTTCGATGAGGTGACGCGGCGTGGGCTCGACGTCGACGTGTTGATCAACAACGCGGGTTTCGGGGCACACGGACCGTTCGCGGACATTCCCCTTGAGACGCAGCGCGGGCAGATCGATCTCAACATCGGAGCGCTCGTCGAGCTCACGTACGTGTTCCTCCCGATGCTCGAGCGGCGGCGCGGCGGCATCATCCAGGTGGCCTCAGCCGCCGCGTACCAGCCGACGCCGTACATGGCGGTCTACGGAGCGACCAAGGCCTTCGTGCTCTCGTTCACTGAAGCGCTGTGGGCCGAGTACAAGGACCGCGGCGTGCGGGTGATGGCCCTCTCCCCCGGCGCGACGGACACGCCGTTCTTCGCGCGCGCGGGCGAGGCCGCGGCCGGAGGCAGCCAGAAAGCGCGCCCTGAAGGAGTCGTGCGGCTCGGGCTCGACGAGTTCCCGAAGAACCGGCCATCGGTCATCCACGGCCTCGGGAACTACCTGGCCACGTTCGCATCACGGCTCCTCCCACGGGCCTTCGTCGTGAAGCTGATGGCGCGGATCTCGGCGCCAAAGCAGCCGGCGCTGCAAGCCACCACGCGCTGA
- a CDS encoding transposase gives MEAYLGLVPGEKSSGEKQHRSPITKTGNSRVRWLLIQAALCLPRVKRPETAHLREWAEEMAARRGKKIAVVALARRLAGILFAMMRDGTQYRPPQAQEEDKEAA, from the coding sequence GTGGAGGCGTACCTGGGGCTGGTGCCGGGAGAGAAGAGCTCGGGAGAAAAGCAACACCGAAGCCCCATCACCAAGACAGGAAACAGCCGGGTGCGCTGGCTGCTGATACAAGCAGCCCTCTGCCTGCCGCGGGTGAAGAGGCCCGAAACGGCCCACCTGCGAGAATGGGCCGAGGAGATGGCCGCCCGGCGCGGCAAGAAGATTGCGGTGGTGGCATTGGCACGCAGGCTGGCCGGAATCCTCTTCGCCATGATGCGCGATGGGACGCAATACCGGCCACCCCAAGCACAGGAGGAGGACAAGGAGGCCGCCTGA
- a CDS encoding TetR/AcrR family transcriptional regulator has translation MGTSVVDPEAICECFVTSAIRIQEHAIHMTSVDTSPRKLPRQRRSRATVDAILQAAAQVLVEWGYEKATTARVAERSGVSVGSLYQYFPNKEALVAALLEKHAGELVAVAEAAFAGLKTASLEEGLKAIIRVGVDTHRISPALHKSLFEQVPRVGRMAEVMDTSRRLTELIEQFLRAHAHRLPRSRPPEVAAVVLETALEALTHKAITERPDLLASGVLEKELYQLAVGYLFHPMK, from the coding sequence ATGGGGACCTCCGTTGTCGACCCGGAGGCAATATGCGAGTGTTTCGTCACATCCGCTATTCGCATTCAGGAGCACGCGATTCACATGACATCCGTCGACACATCCCCTCGGAAATTGCCGCGCCAGAGGCGCTCTCGGGCGACGGTGGATGCGATTCTCCAAGCAGCGGCTCAGGTTCTGGTGGAGTGGGGTTATGAGAAGGCGACGACCGCGCGCGTCGCCGAACGCTCCGGGGTGAGCGTGGGCTCGCTCTACCAGTATTTCCCGAACAAGGAGGCGCTGGTCGCGGCACTCCTCGAAAAACATGCCGGAGAGCTGGTCGCGGTCGCCGAGGCCGCCTTCGCCGGATTGAAGACCGCGTCGCTCGAGGAAGGATTGAAGGCCATCATCCGTGTTGGCGTTGATACCCACCGGATCTCCCCCGCGCTCCACAAGAGCCTCTTCGAGCAGGTGCCTCGTGTTGGGCGCATGGCGGAGGTGATGGACACCAGCCGGCGCCTTACTGAGCTGATTGAACAGTTCCTCCGCGCCCATGCGCACCGCCTGCCTCGGAGCAGGCCCCCCGAGGTCGCGGCGGTGGTGCTCGAGACGGCGCTGGAGGCCCTGACCCACAAGGCCATTACGGAGCGCCCGGACCTTCTCGCGAGCGGAGTGCTGGAGAAGGAGCTGTACCAGCTCGCGGTCGGCTACCTGTTTCATCCGATGAAGTAG
- a CDS encoding SDR family NAD(P)-dependent oxidoreductase yields the protein MENGNTAEARNDKVILVTGASSGLGRATAALLVQCGYRVYGTSRQPAGDTGAGWPMLPLDVRSDRSVEACVGALLSREGRIDALINNAGYAFIGAVEETSLDEARAQLETNFFGALRMMLAVLPTMRSRGTGHIINISSLSGAVAGPFLGAYAASKHALEAMSEALAHELRGTRLRVTLLQPDGMRTRIGFHHPQAEHPEHIARRRRLVSLLERATREDGNDPDMLAHAVVRTLEDSTPPLRIAIGEGTKKLIEARRTLPEAEYGKLLASLLHVDVEQAAN from the coding sequence ATGGAAAACGGCAACACAGCGGAAGCTCGAAACGACAAGGTCATATTGGTGACGGGCGCATCATCCGGCCTCGGCCGGGCCACGGCGGCGCTGCTCGTCCAGTGCGGCTACCGTGTCTATGGCACCAGCCGGCAGCCCGCGGGAGACACGGGCGCGGGCTGGCCCATGCTCCCGCTCGACGTGCGGTCCGATCGTTCGGTCGAGGCGTGCGTGGGAGCGCTGCTCTCCCGAGAGGGGCGCATCGATGCCTTGATCAACAACGCGGGTTACGCCTTCATCGGCGCGGTGGAGGAAACGAGCCTCGACGAGGCTCGCGCGCAGCTGGAGACGAACTTCTTCGGCGCTTTGCGGATGATGCTCGCGGTGCTGCCGACCATGCGCTCACGGGGCACGGGCCATATCATCAACATCAGCTCGCTCTCAGGGGCCGTGGCCGGCCCCTTTCTGGGCGCCTATGCCGCGAGCAAGCACGCGCTGGAGGCCATGTCGGAGGCACTCGCGCACGAGTTGCGCGGCACCCGGCTTCGGGTCACCTTGCTCCAGCCCGACGGCATGCGCACCCGCATCGGTTTCCATCATCCCCAGGCGGAGCACCCGGAGCACATCGCCAGGCGCAGACGACTGGTGTCCCTGCTCGAGCGCGCGACCCGTGAGGATGGGAATGACCCGGACATGTTGGCCCACGCGGTGGTGCGAACTCTCGAGGACAGCACGCCACCGCTTCGCATCGCCATCGGAGAAGGCACGAAGAAGCTCATCGAGGCCCGCCGCACACTGCCCGAGGCGGAGTACGGCAAGCTGCTGGCGTCGCTCCTCCATGTCGACGTTGAGCAGGCCGCGAATTGA
- a CDS encoding cupin domain-containing protein, whose translation MAGLSFSISAELAAISDPHFPRLLGDYTVHRDAMLGVIRIGTEGTEGFWERHDGGDELLVVISGRMTMTLRPANGPDQLHDIGPGDALLIPRGIAHSARLHTPEIHLLFVTPRDGNEAWTEHPEGKRRH comes from the coding sequence ATGGCTGGCCTATCCTTTTCCATTTCCGCGGAGCTCGCCGCGATTTCCGACCCTCACTTCCCCCGGCTGCTCGGCGACTACACCGTGCACCGCGACGCGATGCTGGGCGTCATCCGGATTGGAACGGAGGGAACGGAAGGGTTCTGGGAGCGCCACGATGGCGGTGACGAGCTGCTCGTCGTGATCTCGGGGCGCATGACCATGACCTTGCGCCCGGCGAACGGCCCAGACCAGTTGCATGACATCGGCCCGGGAGATGCGCTTCTGATCCCCAGGGGTATCGCCCACTCGGCCCGCTTGCATACGCCCGAGATACACCTGCTGTTCGTTACGCCTCGCGATGGAAATGAGGCATGGACGGAACATCCCGAAGGTAAGCGGCGACACTAA
- a CDS encoding LysR family transcriptional regulator, whose translation MMSLDDLRLFVAVARHSSFVEAARRTGVPTSTVSRRVAQLEEALGARLIQRTSRSVGLTHEGERLLERAGPLLEGLTSVLDTSVEREDEPRGRLRVTAPVMTGSQRIAPALFAFAARHPHLTLELELTNAVVPLVEEGFDLAFRSGPIHDAELVARRVWSIPFTLAASPQFVKQTLRGRTQLDREMLGSVPAILSQPGGVWRLRRRDGSVEDFRPCERLRVNDPRMTIAAAVQGLGVVCAPKEAIEQQGQSLVQLTLTGRTVEPRELFAVYPSRRQLPARVRMALDWVMKHG comes from the coding sequence ATGATGTCTCTGGACGACTTGAGGCTCTTCGTGGCCGTTGCGCGGCACTCGAGCTTCGTGGAGGCGGCGCGGCGCACGGGAGTTCCCACCAGCACGGTGAGCCGCAGGGTGGCTCAGCTGGAGGAAGCGCTGGGTGCCCGCCTGATCCAGCGCACCTCGCGGAGTGTCGGCCTGACCCATGAGGGTGAGCGACTGCTGGAGCGTGCCGGGCCGCTGCTCGAGGGGCTGACCTCCGTGCTCGACACGAGCGTGGAGCGCGAGGACGAGCCCAGGGGTCGGCTTCGGGTGACGGCGCCGGTGATGACAGGCTCACAGCGCATTGCGCCGGCGCTGTTCGCCTTCGCGGCCCGGCACCCTCACTTGACCCTGGAGCTCGAGCTCACCAACGCCGTCGTTCCTCTGGTCGAAGAGGGCTTTGATCTGGCCTTCCGCTCGGGGCCCATCCACGACGCGGAGCTGGTGGCTCGGCGCGTCTGGTCGATCCCCTTCACGCTCGCCGCCTCACCCCAATTCGTGAAACAGACACTGAGAGGCCGGACCCAGCTCGATCGCGAGATGCTTGGCTCGGTGCCCGCCATCCTCAGTCAGCCCGGCGGCGTCTGGCGCCTTCGCCGACGGGATGGTTCCGTCGAGGATTTCCGGCCGTGTGAGCGCCTCCGCGTGAACGATCCGCGGATGACCATCGCCGCGGCGGTGCAGGGGCTGGGTGTCGTCTGCGCTCCGAAAGAGGCCATCGAGCAACAGGGCCAGTCGCTCGTGCAGCTCACCCTGACCGGGCGAACAGTCGAGCCGCGCGAGCTCTTCGCGGTGTACCCGTCCCGGCGGCAACTGCCCGCACGGGTGCGCATGGCGCTCGATTGGGTGATGAAGCACGGCTGA
- a CDS encoding VOC family protein: protein MNARVGHLHHVGLVVDDLDQATALYQRLGFRLQPPAYPVMSLQEDEPPKPFGAANTHIEFPRNFVELVALLGDDRPIPGNATPVPLQVPPAVRPRVLETIKRTVATISACRSRFEGLHILVFQTPDAEATGEQLRAEGVRHSGVNTVQRQLDTEDGPKRVPIRLLEMDDETVPEGRLAIAENPPSEILHAQRHLEHPNGALDLVESVLCVADTEVEDFERRYSRYLARPARRDGPARVFDLDDARVSILSNSGLATALPGEQAPALPAFVAYAVAVRDLEATRALLHGNGFPVMTTAGGDTFVPATAALGAAIIFREHSKRGVT, encoded by the coding sequence ATGAACGCACGAGTCGGCCATCTCCATCATGTGGGTCTCGTGGTGGACGACCTGGATCAGGCCACAGCACTCTACCAGCGACTAGGCTTTCGGCTGCAGCCGCCCGCCTATCCAGTCATGTCCCTCCAGGAGGACGAGCCGCCCAAGCCGTTCGGCGCGGCGAACACCCACATCGAGTTCCCGCGAAATTTCGTCGAGCTCGTGGCCCTCCTCGGGGACGACCGCCCAATCCCAGGTAATGCCACGCCCGTGCCGCTCCAGGTTCCGCCCGCGGTGCGGCCACGGGTTCTGGAGACGATCAAGCGCACGGTTGCGACGATCAGCGCATGCCGTTCGCGTTTCGAGGGCCTGCATATCCTCGTCTTTCAAACTCCCGACGCCGAGGCCACCGGGGAGCAACTACGCGCCGAGGGCGTTCGCCACAGCGGCGTCAACACCGTACAACGCCAGCTCGACACGGAGGACGGGCCGAAGAGGGTGCCCATCCGCTTGCTGGAAATGGATGATGAGACAGTCCCCGAGGGGCGGCTCGCCATAGCCGAAAACCCTCCTTCGGAAATCCTGCACGCCCAGCGGCACCTGGAGCATCCCAACGGTGCGTTGGATCTCGTCGAGTCGGTTCTCTGCGTTGCCGACACCGAGGTCGAGGACTTCGAACGTCGCTATTCGCGCTACCTCGCTCGCCCCGCGCGGCGCGACGGCCCAGCACGCGTCTTCGATCTCGACGACGCTCGGGTGTCGATCCTTTCCAACTCCGGCCTCGCGACTGCCCTACCGGGAGAGCAAGCTCCGGCCTTGCCCGCATTCGTTGCTTACGCCGTGGCGGTCCGGGACCTTGAAGCCACGCGAGCATTGCTGCACGGGAATGGGTTTCCGGTCATGACCACCGCTGGAGGAGACACCTTCGTTCCCGCCACGGCCGCACTCGGTGCCGCAATCATCTTTCGCGAGCATTCGAAGCGCGGCGTGACCTGA
- the pcaD gene encoding 3-oxoadipate enol-lactonase, which translates to MDSHTTSFITTGDGVRIAYRFDGEPGKPVLLLSNSIGTNLHMWDAQVPALTEHFRVLRYDARGHGVSDVPSGPYSLDRLGRDVVELLDALGLERVHVLGLSLGGFVAQWLGIHVPERVDRLVLSNTAAYLGPAGQWDRAIAELLKAPDMQTTAEMFLRNWFPARMLQANDVVVEAFRRTLLATRREGVAGSWAAVRDADLRRTIALIQRPTLVIAGEHDTVTSARHGEEIASTIPGARLRVLPAVHLSNVEQPGDFLDAVVTFLSERH; encoded by the coding sequence ATGGACTCTCACACCACCTCTTTCATCACCACCGGCGATGGCGTGCGCATCGCCTACCGCTTCGATGGCGAGCCGGGCAAGCCGGTGCTGTTGCTCTCCAACTCCATCGGCACCAACCTCCACATGTGGGACGCTCAGGTGCCGGCACTCACCGAGCACTTCCGGGTGCTGCGGTACGACGCGCGCGGCCACGGCGTCTCGGACGTGCCTTCGGGCCCGTATTCGCTGGATCGGCTGGGTCGCGATGTGGTGGAACTGCTGGACGCGCTGGGCTTGGAGCGAGTGCACGTGCTGGGCCTGTCCCTCGGCGGGTTCGTCGCGCAGTGGCTGGGGATCCATGTGCCCGAGCGCGTCGACCGCCTGGTGCTGTCGAACACCGCAGCCTACCTGGGCCCGGCCGGGCAGTGGGACCGCGCGATTGCCGAACTGCTGAAGGCGCCCGACATGCAGACGACAGCCGAGATGTTCCTGCGCAACTGGTTCCCCGCCCGGATGCTGCAGGCGAACGATGTCGTCGTCGAGGCATTCCGCCGCACGCTGCTCGCCACGCGACGCGAGGGCGTGGCCGGCAGCTGGGCCGCAGTGCGCGATGCGGATCTGCGCCGCACGATCGCGCTGATCCAGCGCCCGACGCTGGTCATCGCGGGCGAGCACGACACCGTCACCTCCGCACGTCACGGCGAGGAGATTGCCTCCACCATCCCCGGCGCACGGCTGCGGGTGCTGCCTGCGGTGCACTTGTCGAACGTCGAACAGCCGGGGGATTTCCTGGACGCCGTGGTGACCTTCCTCTCGGAGCGGCACTGA
- a CDS encoding LysR family transcriptional regulator, with protein MTSFTLHELQCFDAVVRGGSFQAAARLLHRSHPSVFAAVAKLEYQLGLNLLDRTGYRVRLTEAGRSFHRKVRPLLREAEELSTHAKQLAMGEEAELRVVLGDLCPLPPVLGLLSRFFGQCPQTRLHLQFEAVTGPWERLLEDEADLIVHRVPKGDMRMEWIDLGRVAMVPVVAPGFLPFQPTTAITPQQMQGFTQCVVRDSARRPSEQGHFLVEGAPQCSVPDQFMKKELILHGMAWGHLPRFMVDAELRDGRLLSIVGRYFPGVIEELVAARRRDRPHGPVANRLWDFLARHAPVLRPALGRMPRAKGASGD; from the coding sequence ATGACCAGCTTCACGCTTCACGAGTTGCAATGCTTCGACGCGGTCGTGCGCGGCGGGAGCTTCCAAGCCGCGGCCAGGCTGCTGCACCGCTCGCATCCTTCGGTGTTCGCGGCGGTGGCCAAGCTCGAGTACCAGCTGGGCCTGAACCTGCTGGACCGCACGGGCTATCGAGTGCGCCTCACCGAGGCTGGAAGGTCCTTTCACCGCAAGGTCCGGCCGCTGCTGCGCGAGGCCGAAGAACTGAGCACGCATGCGAAGCAGCTGGCGATGGGCGAAGAGGCCGAGCTGCGCGTGGTGCTGGGAGACCTGTGTCCACTACCGCCGGTGCTGGGCCTGCTGAGCCGCTTCTTCGGGCAATGCCCCCAGACCCGCCTGCATCTGCAGTTCGAGGCGGTGACCGGTCCCTGGGAGCGGCTGCTGGAAGACGAGGCCGACCTCATCGTGCACCGCGTTCCCAAAGGTGACATGCGAATGGAGTGGATCGACCTGGGCCGGGTCGCGATGGTACCGGTGGTGGCGCCGGGCTTCCTGCCCTTCCAGCCGACGACCGCCATCACGCCGCAGCAGATGCAGGGCTTCACGCAGTGCGTGGTGCGCGACTCGGCGCGGCGCCCTTCGGAGCAGGGCCACTTCCTGGTGGAAGGCGCGCCGCAGTGTTCGGTTCCGGACCAGTTCATGAAGAAGGAGCTGATCCTGCATGGCATGGCCTGGGGTCACCTGCCGCGGTTCATGGTCGACGCCGAGTTGCGCGACGGACGTCTGCTGTCCATCGTGGGACGGTATTTTCCCGGCGTGATCGAGGAGCTCGTGGCAGCGCGCCGGCGCGACCGGCCCCACGGGCCCGTGGCCAATCGGCTGTGGGACTTCTTGGCACGCCACGCCCCCGTCCTCAGGCCGGCACTGGGCCGCATGCCGCGGGCCAAGGGCGCCTCGGGAGATTAG
- a CDS encoding DUF4386 domain-containing protein, with amino-acid sequence MNTTRLHSRSLGILFLLPFFAYGIGTALVTSVLKEPEHLAVLASQRTPFVGGALLLLLNSITVVGIGVLFFPILRERSPSIAVAYVCTRVMEALLLIVGVVFLLCILQLGESAQGQTTPELVTLFKLLSKGNFWAYQLAMIILGAGSVAFCLSLYRSRLLPSLLPLVGAVGYGLLALGAVLELFGLPLGILFSGPGGLFELFLGGWLIAKGFRTVTPSVAA; translated from the coding sequence ATGAACACCACCCGCCTTCACTCCCGCTCCCTGGGAATTCTCTTTCTCCTTCCGTTCTTCGCCTACGGCATCGGCACCGCGCTCGTCACCTCCGTCCTGAAGGAGCCGGAGCACCTGGCCGTATTGGCCAGTCAGAGGACGCCGTTCGTCGGGGGCGCGCTGCTGCTCCTGTTGAACTCCATCACCGTCGTTGGGATTGGCGTGCTGTTCTTTCCGATACTCCGCGAGCGGAGCCCGAGCATCGCCGTCGCGTACGTCTGCACGCGGGTCATGGAGGCGCTGCTCCTCATCGTCGGAGTGGTGTTCCTTCTGTGCATCCTTCAGCTCGGAGAATCCGCGCAAGGGCAGACGACGCCGGAGCTGGTGACCCTGTTCAAGCTTCTCTCGAAGGGGAACTTCTGGGCGTACCAGCTCGCGATGATCATCCTGGGGGCCGGCAGCGTGGCGTTCTGCCTGTCGCTGTACCGCTCCCGGCTTCTTCCATCGTTGCTCCCGCTGGTGGGCGCGGTGGGCTACGGGCTTCTGGCGCTGGGGGCCGTGCTCGAGCTCTTCGGGCTGCCGTTGGGCATCCTCTTCTCCGGGCCCGGGGGCCTGTTCGAGCTGTTCCTCGGCGGCTGGCTCATCGCCAAGGGGTTCCGGACGGTCACGCCTTCCGTCGCGGCGTAG
- a CDS encoding Crp/Fnr family transcriptional regulator has translation MKHKLVDYFRRISPLSDEEAQAILDSMVVKTCPKGTHLLMAGQVCTEAYFVLQGCVRQYYVVDGEERSNGFFTEDEWVLSIHSMMNQTPADHFLVCAEDTTMVVGTEQREGDLYRRFPRFESISRMVMQKVLAEQQERFASYLTDTPEQRYLELSKTRPDIIQRIPQYQLASYIGVKPESLSRIRKRIATRGKPATPRRKA, from the coding sequence ATGAAACACAAGCTCGTCGACTACTTCCGCCGCATCTCTCCTCTGTCGGACGAGGAAGCCCAGGCCATCCTGGACAGTATGGTGGTGAAGACCTGTCCGAAAGGCACGCACTTGCTCATGGCGGGCCAGGTCTGCACCGAGGCCTACTTCGTCCTCCAGGGCTGCGTCCGCCAGTACTACGTCGTCGACGGTGAAGAGCGGAGCAACGGGTTCTTCACCGAGGACGAATGGGTCCTCTCGATTCACAGCATGATGAACCAGACCCCGGCGGATCACTTCCTGGTCTGCGCGGAAGACACCACGATGGTGGTGGGCACCGAGCAACGCGAGGGGGACCTGTATCGACGCTTCCCTCGCTTCGAGAGCATCTCCCGGATGGTGATGCAGAAGGTCCTGGCGGAACAGCAGGAGCGGTTCGCTTCCTATCTCACCGATACCCCGGAGCAGCGCTACCTCGAGCTCTCGAAGACGCGGCCGGACATCATCCAGCGGATTCCCCAGTACCAGCTGGCCAGCTACATCGGCGTGAAGCCCGAGTCGCTGAGCCGGATCCGAAAGCGTATCGCCACGCGCGGCAAGCCGGCTACGCCGCGACGGAAGGCGTGA